In Nocardia sp. NBC_00403, one DNA window encodes the following:
- a CDS encoding glutathione S-transferase family protein, which translates to MTKSVSENGSYVEPGEFKRDTNYIQSRITADGRDGFPVEAGRYRLVAARACPWANRTLIVRRLLGLEDALSLGLCGPTHDKLSWTFDLDPGGVDPVLGIPRLRDAYLARFPDYPRGITVPAIVDVPTGQVVTNDYAQLTLDFSTEWTEFHRPGAPALYPESLRAEIDEVNLAVFHDVNNGVYRCGFAGTQDAYDTAYDRLFARLDWLSERLTRQRYLVGDTITEADVRLFTTLVRFDPVYHGHFKCNRSKLSEMPVLWAYTRDLYQTPGFGDTVDVGQIKTHYYAVHTDINATGIVPKGPDLTNWLTPHGREALGGRPFGDGTPPPPPVLAERVPALNQPA; encoded by the coding sequence GTGACCAAGTCGGTATCCGAAAATGGTTCCTACGTAGAGCCTGGTGAGTTCAAACGGGACACCAACTACATCCAGAGCCGCATCACCGCGGACGGCCGCGATGGCTTCCCGGTCGAAGCGGGCCGCTATCGGCTGGTTGCGGCGCGGGCCTGTCCGTGGGCCAATCGCACGCTGATCGTGCGCAGGCTGCTCGGGCTGGAGGACGCGCTCTCCCTCGGGCTGTGCGGGCCGACACACGACAAACTCAGCTGGACCTTCGATCTCGATCCCGGCGGGGTCGATCCGGTGCTGGGTATTCCGCGGCTGCGCGACGCGTATCTGGCGCGCTTCCCCGACTATCCGCGTGGCATCACCGTGCCCGCGATCGTCGATGTGCCCACCGGACAGGTGGTGACCAACGACTACGCGCAGCTGACCCTCGACTTCTCCACCGAGTGGACCGAGTTCCACCGCCCCGGCGCCCCCGCGCTCTATCCGGAATCGCTGCGCGCCGAGATCGACGAGGTGAATCTCGCGGTCTTCCACGATGTCAACAATGGGGTGTACCGCTGCGGGTTCGCCGGCACCCAGGACGCGTACGACACGGCCTACGATCGACTCTTCGCCCGCCTCGACTGGCTGTCGGAGCGGCTGACCCGACAGCGATACCTGGTGGGCGACACCATCACCGAGGCCGATGTGCGGTTGTTCACCACGCTGGTCCGGTTCGATCCGGTGTATCACGGCCACTTCAAGTGCAACCGGAGCAAGTTGAGCGAGATGCCGGTCCTGTGGGCGTACACACGCGACCTCTACCAGACGCCAGGGTTCGGTGACACCGTCGATGTCGGCCAGATCAAGACGCACTACTACGCGGTGCACACCGACATCAACGCGACCGGGATCGTCCCGAAGGGCCCCGACCTGACCAACTGGCTGACCCCGCACGGCCGGGAAGCGCTGGGCGGCAGACCCTTCGGCGACGGCACCCCGCCGCCACCGCCGGTACTCGCCGAGCGGGTGCCGGCGCTGAACCAACCGGCATGA
- a CDS encoding class I adenylate-forming enzyme family protein, with the protein MSQLLVEYPLTRPHACDNPLARGADGVLRYGNLTPAVTELLDLQVHAFAGREAVVEIGGPRLTYRELWHSASRIAGGLQEHGIGYGDRVAVHMPPGARWVQAFLGALLSGAVPVLVHDGLPAEVAERVIADSSTDFVLGAGSAGGSDAPLPDGAAFIDDGAALGDLALLCYTSGTAAPMGVELTNENLLSAIRSVVAALDLPTDGLRNLMLLPLAHASGCVDQLLPTFAVGGTVVLAPDTRRLAETLVAERIDMVSATPRIFTRLLPELARLRTDGLDTEGITRVSNAGHRAERAAAAEPANLTAALRDMFPAARRWSVWGATETSGIGLAVDDDTDAPSGADAVLGFPFGGTELALWGPQAQVGHGELLCRGPNVSCRYWNDPKSTADRFTGSWFHTGDQVTIDADGLVRSGLSA; encoded by the coding sequence ATGTCACAGCTCCTGGTCGAGTACCCACTGACCCGTCCCCATGCCTGCGACAACCCGCTGGCCCGCGGTGCTGACGGAGTGCTGCGCTACGGGAATCTGACGCCCGCGGTCACCGAACTGCTGGATCTGCAGGTGCACGCCTTCGCGGGCCGGGAGGCCGTCGTGGAAATCGGCGGTCCCCGGCTCACCTATCGTGAGCTGTGGCATTCCGCCTCCCGGATCGCGGGTGGCCTCCAGGAGCACGGCATCGGCTACGGCGACCGGGTCGCCGTCCACATGCCTCCAGGCGCCCGGTGGGTGCAGGCGTTTCTCGGCGCGCTGCTCAGCGGCGCGGTGCCGGTGCTGGTGCACGACGGCCTGCCCGCCGAAGTGGCCGAGCGGGTGATCGCCGACAGCAGCACCGATTTCGTGCTCGGCGCCGGCAGTGCGGGCGGCTCGGACGCGCCGCTGCCCGATGGGGCCGCGTTCATCGATGACGGTGCGGCACTGGGTGATCTGGCGCTGCTGTGCTACACCAGCGGCACTGCCGCGCCGATGGGCGTCGAGCTGACCAACGAAAACTTGTTGTCGGCAATCCGTTCGGTGGTCGCGGCGCTGGATCTGCCGACCGACGGCCTGCGCAACCTGATGCTGCTGCCGCTCGCCCATGCCAGCGGATGTGTGGATCAACTGCTGCCGACCTTCGCGGTCGGCGGCACGGTCGTGCTCGCGCCGGACACTCGCAGGCTGGCCGAAACCCTGGTGGCCGAGCGGATCGACATGGTGTCGGCGACACCGCGCATTTTCACCCGGCTACTACCGGAGCTGGCAAGGCTGCGCACCGATGGCCTCGACACCGAGGGCATCACCCGCGTCAGCAATGCCGGACACCGCGCCGAACGGGCCGCCGCCGCGGAACCCGCGAATCTGACGGCCGCACTGCGGGACATGTTCCCCGCGGCGCGGCGATGGTCGGTGTGGGGCGCAACCGAAACCAGCGGCATCGGTCTGGCCGTCGACGACGACACCGACGCCCCATCCGGCGCCGACGCGGTGCTCGGATTCCCCTTCGGCGGTACGGAATTGGCGCTGTGGGGCCCGCAGGCCCAGGTCGGTCACGGCGAATTGCTCTGTCGCGGACCGAATGTCAGCTGCCGCTACTGGAACGATCCGAAGTCGACCGCGGACCGCTTCACCGGAAGCTGGTTCCACACCGGCGATCAGGTGACCATCGATGCCGACGGACTGGTCCGCAGCGGGCTGTCCGCTTAG
- a CDS encoding enoyl-CoA hydratase/isomerase family protein: protein MSETKATRLERNTTDGGAEVATLTLANPPLNLFDQAMLDALVADLAELSARPPRALLLRADGKLVSGGVDVHVFDGLSAEQGAELWRTLFAQIIHPLEALPCPVVFAAHGLTLTAAFEMALACDLILAAPKAKFGLVETVVGLTPSMGGPQRLAERAGSGRAREFVMTGDLYDAATMAEWGVVNAVHDDVDTAASELVHRLAQGPTKAHAATKQIIEAWRSGGVAHADSVTPEVSGALFGTADLRGAVRSFLEVGPGKATYTGE from the coding sequence ATGAGTGAAACGAAGGCAACCCGTCTGGAACGCAACACCACCGACGGCGGCGCGGAAGTGGCCACCCTCACGCTGGCCAATCCGCCGCTGAACCTCTTCGACCAAGCCATGCTCGATGCCCTGGTTGCCGATCTCGCCGAGTTGTCGGCCCGCCCGCCGCGGGCGCTGCTGTTGCGCGCCGACGGCAAACTGGTGTCCGGCGGTGTCGATGTGCACGTCTTCGACGGCCTGTCCGCCGAGCAGGGCGCCGAACTGTGGCGCACCCTTTTCGCCCAGATCATCCATCCGCTGGAGGCGCTGCCGTGCCCGGTGGTTTTCGCCGCGCACGGGCTCACCCTGACCGCGGCCTTCGAGATGGCGCTTGCCTGTGATCTGATCCTGGCCGCGCCGAAGGCCAAGTTCGGACTCGTCGAGACGGTTGTCGGCCTGACGCCCTCGATGGGTGGCCCACAGCGGCTTGCCGAGCGCGCCGGATCCGGCCGGGCCCGCGAGTTCGTGATGACCGGTGATCTCTACGACGCGGCGACCATGGCCGAATGGGGTGTGGTCAACGCCGTGCACGACGACGTCGACACCGCGGCGAGCGAACTGGTGCACCGCCTGGCGCAGGGACCGACGAAGGCGCACGCCGCGACCAAACAGATCATCGAGGCCTGGCGCTCCGGCGGTGTGGCGCATGCCGATTCGGTGACCCCGGAGGTGTCCGGCGCCCTGTTCGGCACCGCTGACCTGCGCGGCGCGGTGCGCAGCTTCCTCGAGGTCGGACCGGGCAAGGCGACCTACACCGGCGAATGA